The DNA sequence GGAGTAAATATAGTATATCTTTCAGCTCTCAGCTTATTTAACAAAACTAATGCCTGCGCACCATTACCTGTTCTGTAATAAGCTTCTGCAACATTTAGCAACACTTCAGCTCCTCTTAAATATCTTACCGGAACTATATTAGATGGCAAGCCAGTAATACCAGCATATTTTGTAACGTGATTATACTTTTGTTTGCTATAGATATCTGTAGTAAAATAAGCAGATTTTCTTACATCATTATCTGTATAGGCAGTATATAGGTCATAATCAACAACAAATTCTGATCTTAGCGCTGGAACAGCCTGATTGTAAGCAACTCCTACTGTATTTTGCTCAGCTGCGGAATTTGATACCTGGAATAAAACGCCATCATTAATATCTCCTTCTTTTTCTTTCCAAATCTTATAAAAATTAGATTTTAGAGTAACGCTGGAAGAAATTCCCAATGCCAGTTCACCATATTTGATTGTGTTAGCATAGTCTCCTCTGTAAAGATTTACTCTTGACAATAATCCATATATAGCAGCCTTGCTCAATCTTCCTTTATCCAGATCATTTTGAGTAATATTATCAGCAGCAAATAATAAATCTGCTATAACTTTATCATATACCTGATCAACGGTAAGATTTCTGGATGATGTATTATTTAGAGGAGAATATGTCTCTGAATAATAAATTCCGATTGTATTTTTAGCCTCTGCAGATTGAGTTGGAATTTGAGAATATGCTCTTACAATATCAAAATGAGCTATTGCTCTTAATGCTCTTGCTTCAGCTTCCAAATTTGTTTTCTGTGTTCCGGACAATACCCCGTTATTGATATATTTCAAAACAAAGTTAGCTCTGCTGATTACAAGGTAAGCAGCAGTATACAATCCTGTTGTTTGTGAATTATCTGAAGAGAATTCAAAGTTCGAAGCAGCCAAATTGGTATTCCTTCCTGTAGTTGTACGAACAAGATTATCAGTGGTAAGATCACCCATGATAAGCTGGTTTCCTGTATCACTGGTATAATACCCGGCTCCTTTAAGCGCTGTATAGGCACCATCCATAGCTTGTCTGAAGGTTTCAGGTCTGGTCATTGCCTGCTCCTGATCTTCATTGATTGATGAGATTTGATCTAAATTTCTGTCGCAAGACGTTAACGAAACAAAGATGGTTAACGCAGCTAAACTTATTTTTATTATATTCTTTTTCATAAGGCTATTCAATATTAAAATTCTAATTGCAGTCCTACCAGGATTGTTCTTACAGCAGGGTAAGTATAAAGGTTATATGCTCCTGGAACGAACAAAGCTGTAGATTCATCTGATCCTACTGAAACTTCAGGTTCTCCGTGGAATTTAGTCACTGTAAATAAGTTTTGTCCCTGTACGTATGCTCTAAGCTTATTGATAGGAGATCCTTCTCCAAGGAACGCTTTATCAAATGTGTATCCTAATGTAAGTGATCTTAATCTTAAGTAATCTGATTTTTCTATCCACTGATCAGAATCACGCATACCGTTTGAGTCAACTTTCTGGAATACACCTGTGTCTCCCGGATTTTTCCAAACCTGAGCAGCAGCCTGAGCCATGTTTCTACCTGCAACAGCCAATGTTGGATCAACAGCAGCAGCATACATATTGTTATAAGTATAACCACCTAGTTTAAATGAGAAATCTGCGCTGAAATCAAGTCCTTTGTACTGAACGGTTGTTCCGAATCCACCAAAACTTTTTGGGAATGGAGATTTATCAGTAAGAGGAACTGCATTAGATGCACTGTAAACATCAGTAACATTTCCTTCTTTATCATAATATAATGCTTTTCCATTGCTTGGATCTACTCCGGCAAATCTTACATTATAGAATACATATGGAGTCTCACCTACTTTTAAATACGTATCTCCTAAGTTTCTTTGTGTTTGACCGTCTGCTAGCTTATCAAGAATTGACTTCTGGAAAGATATGTTAGCATGTAAGTTCCACTGGAAATCCTTCTTTTTGATTACATCTACACTAAGCTCAACTTCAAGACCTTTCTGAGACATATCTCCCGCATTGATATACTGGTAGTATCCTCCTTCCTGTTTGTCCAAAGGAACAAGCTGTACGAAATCTTTTCTCTTGTTTTTATATACTTCTACGGATCCACGAACTCTTCTGTTCCACATTGTGAAATCTACCCCTAAGTTGGTAATCGCGTTAGATTCCCATTTAAGATTGCTGTTACCAATAATATATGACCCTTGTGAAGCTGTACCAGGATATGAAGTACCATTAGCACCATATAAACCATAGCTGATATTATTGACATTATAGTAATCAGGCAAAGTACCGTCGTTACCTGTTGTACCGTAAGATCCTCTAAGTTTTAAATCATTAATAAAACCACCTTTCATGAATTCCTCCTTCGCAATATTCCATGCCGCACTTGCAGACCAGAAAATACCACTTTGATTATTGGCACCAAATCTTGATGAAGCATCTCTTCTCAATGATCCTGTTACCAAATATCTACCTTCATAATCATAGTTTAACATCCCCGCTAAACTGAACAGGGTATTTCTTACTTTAACCCCTGTAAATGTATTTCTGTCAGAAGGTGTTGTAATTGATGGAACATTGATTACCGGAGATTTCAATCCGTAAGCTCCACCATTCATTGTTTCATTGTAGTTATCGTTATATTCGATAAATCCTAAGAAATCAAAGTTGTGA is a window from the Chryseobacterium indologenes genome containing:
- a CDS encoding RagB/SusD family nutrient uptake outer membrane protein produces the protein MKKNIIKISLAALTIFVSLTSCDRNLDQISSINEDQEQAMTRPETFRQAMDGAYTALKGAGYYTSDTGNQLIMGDLTTDNLVRTTTGRNTNLAASNFEFSSDNSQTTGLYTAAYLVISRANFVLKYINNGVLSGTQKTNLEAEARALRAIAHFDIVRAYSQIPTQSAEAKNTIGIYYSETYSPLNNTSSRNLTVDQVYDKVIADLLFAADNITQNDLDKGRLSKAAIYGLLSRVNLYRGDYANTIKYGELALGISSSVTLKSNFYKIWKEKEGDINDGVLFQVSNSAAEQNTVGVAYNQAVPALRSEFVVDYDLYTAYTDNDVRKSAYFTTDIYSKQKYNHVTKYAGITGLPSNIVPVRYLRGAEVLLNVAEAYYRTGNGAQALVLLNKLRAERYTIFTPGTETGQALLDAILKERRLELAFENDRWYTLKRLGLPVQRSGKGDLFDGTGTPPVAQNLPVGSFKWQWPIPISAIQANPNIKQNDKY
- a CDS encoding SusC/RagA family TonB-linked outer membrane protein; translated protein: MNVKLHVLSAGALFFLGQAAFAQKSKNDSVLKENKIDEVIVTGYQKKKADEITQAQAVVGGDEIRRNSPTTSIGNSLQGRASGVFVQSTTGQPGAAATIQVRGIAGVGGSSEPTYVVNGMYMTARQFSAINPADVESISILKDAAATAQYGARGANGVVVVTTKAGKAGKTHYSFETKFGFSEKLRDKNYTMMNSRELMDFQNQLGYLGFKPRTQQEIDALAVYDHNWQKDLLKPSSIQSYLFSAQGGSRESTFYYSLGYDSDNGIIRDIDGLKRYTGNFGFTNKLSEKLNVGVNLGVQYQETQNFRDRNNTQNPFAAMYKYAPYEPVYNADGSYNQTMRAGSNVVEQIRTNRSDDQRLRIPVTLFAEYKIIDGLKFKSNFNGLFDWYMRTRWMQKGSNLDITVNKVPTGSLNKDSFYTFNYTWNNSINYKKSYGGHNFDFLGFIEYNDNYNETMNGGAYGLKSPVINVPSITTPSDRNTFTGVKVRNTLFSLAGMLNYDYEGRYLVTGSLRRDASSRFGANNQSGIFWSASAAWNIAKEEFMKGGFINDLKLRGSYGTTGNDGTLPDYYNVNNISYGLYGANGTSYPGTASQGSYIIGNSNLKWESNAITNLGVDFTMWNRRVRGSVEVYKNKRKDFVQLVPLDKQEGGYYQYINAGDMSQKGLEVELSVDVIKKKDFQWNLHANISFQKSILDKLADGQTQRNLGDTYLKVGETPYVFYNVRFAGVDPSNGKALYYDKEGNVTDVYSASNAVPLTDKSPFPKSFGGFGTTVQYKGLDFSADFSFKLGGYTYNNMYAAAVDPTLAVAGRNMAQAAAQVWKNPGDTGVFQKVDSNGMRDSDQWIEKSDYLRLRSLTLGYTFDKAFLGEGSPINKLRAYVQGQNLFTVTKFHGEPEVSVGSDESTALFVPGAYNLYTYPAVRTILVGLQLEF